Proteins from one Halobacteriovoraceae bacterium genomic window:
- the lepB gene encoding signal peptidase I, whose protein sequence is MEEQNSQETFLSRVFRKKKSSNTHKKYSKEWFKKELISFAVIGFVVFAFRSTFFEPFRIPTGSMIPTLLIGDFVLVNKFIYGFKVPYSDMFGNPIYITGPYEPKRGDIIVFKYPQNPSLNYIKRLIGVPGDEIEIDGRQIFVNGELIEMRKIGEIPERKDMVEKFKRRDFEYFLARTGNKEHNIIFEPNGSSRLYSEKFRVPPGKYFVMGDNRDNSADSRSWGFVPFENIKGRALLLWMSMTIPGLDPEHEFVFRPGRIGTILHKEIDLKK, encoded by the coding sequence TTGGAAGAACAAAATTCACAAGAGACTTTTTTATCGAGAGTCTTTAGAAAGAAAAAATCTAGTAATACACATAAAAAATATTCAAAAGAGTGGTTCAAAAAAGAATTGATTTCTTTTGCTGTAATCGGATTTGTTGTCTTTGCTTTTAGATCTACTTTTTTTGAACCATTTAGAATCCCAACAGGTTCAATGATCCCCACGTTGCTCATCGGAGACTTTGTCCTCGTTAATAAATTTATCTATGGTTTTAAAGTTCCTTATTCAGATATGTTTGGTAATCCTATCTATATCACAGGGCCCTATGAACCAAAAAGAGGGGATATTATAGTTTTTAAATATCCACAAAATCCATCTTTAAACTATATCAAAAGGCTTATTGGAGTTCCTGGAGACGAAATTGAAATCGATGGTAGACAAATTTTCGTCAATGGAGAGCTCATTGAAATGAGAAAAATTGGAGAAATTCCTGAGCGCAAAGATATGGTTGAAAAATTTAAAAGGCGCGATTTTGAGTATTTTTTAGCAAGAACTGGCAATAAAGAGCATAATATTATTTTTGAACCAAATGGAAGTAGTCGTCTTTACAGTGAAAAATTCAGAGTGCCACCTGGAAAATATTTTGTGATGGGTGATAATAGAGACAACTCTGCTGATTCAAGATCATGGGGATTTGTCCCATTTGAAAATATAAAGGGACGTGCACTTTTATTATGGATGTCTATGACTATTCCTGGCCTTGATCCTGAGCATGAATTTGTTTTTAGACCTGGTCGAATTGGAACTATTCTTCACAAAGAGATCGATTTAAAAAAATAA
- a CDS encoding BspA family leucine-rich repeat surface protein: MSKSDTTTNISETPPQNKADENDYFLDKNTDTTIKQNEALYERPFCLHSEKPFVSKWSILYPGEQIELPLSPGSIKSYDFIVDWGDGKVEEVKEYGMYGNKSHVYRNPGIYKVTVTGKVGALFNPVNNLSIKNLIEVVNLGDLGYVSLEQAFQEAHNLKSFKGGCTDQVGSMREMFKNAKSLEFANFSSFNTEKVTTMAGMFIGNLKLVSLDLSTFDTSEVSSMYDMFNSMESLSELNVSSFDTSNVNSMTGMFSGLKSLKSLDLTHFNTQNVRRMDKMFSKSSKLEFLDLESFNTSQVQTMSNMFSETLSLRGIYLLNFDTSNVKDMDKLFYKAASIEYLDLNHFLVKQIPITNFTSIFQGTENLKYLKIDSWKMEKSNFFPYESFDLIH; encoded by the coding sequence TTGAGTAAAAGTGATACAACTACAAATATTTCAGAGACCCCACCTCAAAATAAAGCAGATGAAAATGATTATTTCTTAGATAAAAACACAGATACTACCATTAAACAAAATGAAGCTCTTTACGAGAGACCATTTTGTTTACATTCAGAAAAACCTTTTGTGTCCAAGTGGTCAATTTTATATCCAGGAGAACAGATTGAATTACCATTATCTCCAGGAAGTATAAAAAGTTATGATTTTATAGTAGATTGGGGAGATGGAAAGGTAGAAGAAGTAAAAGAATATGGAATGTACGGAAATAAAAGTCATGTATATAGAAATCCTGGTATCTATAAGGTCACTGTCACAGGAAAAGTAGGAGCACTTTTTAATCCTGTTAATAACTTATCGATTAAAAATCTTATTGAAGTTGTAAACTTGGGCGATTTAGGTTACGTGAGTTTAGAACAAGCATTTCAGGAAGCTCACAATTTAAAATCATTTAAGGGCGGATGCACAGATCAAGTTGGATCAATGCGAGAAATGTTCAAAAACGCTAAGTCTTTAGAATTTGCAAACTTCTCTTCCTTTAATACTGAGAAAGTAACAACTATGGCAGGAATGTTCATTGGGAATTTAAAACTAGTGAGTTTGGATTTATCGACATTTGACACATCAGAAGTATCATCTATGTATGATATGTTCAATTCTATGGAATCTCTGAGTGAACTTAATGTTTCTTCTTTTGACACTTCAAATGTTAATAGTATGACCGGAATGTTTTCAGGACTAAAATCACTAAAGTCATTAGACTTAACTCATTTTAATACTCAAAATGTAAGAAGAATGGATAAAATGTTCTCTAAATCTAGTAAACTTGAATTTCTGGACTTAGAGTCTTTCAATACTTCTCAAGTTCAAACAATGAGTAATATGTTTAGTGAAACATTATCCCTAAGAGGAATATATTTGCTAAACTTTGATACTTCGAATGTAAAAGATATGGATAAATTGTTCTACAAAGCTGCATCAATTGAATATTTAGATTTGAATCATTTTTTAGTAAAACAAATCCCAATAACAAATTTTACATCAATTTTCCAAGGAACAGAAAATTTAAAGTATTTAAAAATTGATTCTTGGAAAATGGAAAAAAGTAACTTTTTCCCTTATGAAAGCTTTGATTTAATCCACTGA
- a CDS encoding chloride channel protein, giving the protein MNKFKSIVNIEFWKISLAVILIGLGSGYFSYFLHKIVFLTTNLIGTNDTFTIKTLFFSISFALLSYLLTKKIFKDTNGSGIPQVKLSLVAYKGEMQKRMPVGKFITSFLTLCTGLSFGKEGPLVTISAAWGHLVSHVLKLNRQITKVLVSSGATAGLAAAFNTPIAAVVFTVEEILGELNTKYLGPIIVTSVIASVCSYKLSGGHGTFSNLNYGFHVEWHLIFYLILGLFMSFIGLFFTKFILLSKEIRKRYFQKYDFVFVVFAIALAGIASLYSKEVLGDGINSINNILQGTNIDSLKYILLLFIIKFFLTTSSYSTGLSGGLFMPVLFLGALGGGAFAIALSKIGVENVDVGAFALLGMTSLLVAVIRTPFTAFVMLFEMTRDYELILPLMTSSVTAYFISSFIHPESVYESVAEYEGVHLPTHDDKECLNEMSVEECMVKKVVSLESSLKLSESIDIVSQYDFGGYPVVNKGILLGIINKSDLLDKKESGEDCNIIELLKYSTISIYPDQSLLVAMDRMKRFEIGRLPVVSRFNDRKLLGVITPKDIVNYLGIQKKVE; this is encoded by the coding sequence ATGAACAAATTTAAGAGTATAGTTAATATTGAATTCTGGAAAATTAGTTTAGCAGTTATCCTCATCGGACTAGGGTCTGGATATTTTTCATACTTTCTTCATAAAATTGTCTTTTTGACGACTAATTTGATTGGAACAAATGATACATTCACAATAAAGACACTCTTTTTTTCGATTTCTTTTGCACTTTTATCTTACCTTTTAACAAAAAAAATATTTAAAGATACAAACGGCTCAGGTATTCCACAAGTGAAGCTCAGTCTCGTTGCTTATAAAGGTGAAATGCAAAAAAGAATGCCTGTCGGAAAATTTATAACGTCATTTTTAACTCTTTGTACGGGACTATCATTCGGGAAAGAAGGACCGCTTGTAACAATATCTGCTGCTTGGGGACACCTCGTTTCTCATGTCTTAAAATTAAATCGGCAAATTACAAAAGTCTTAGTTTCGTCTGGTGCTACTGCTGGTCTTGCTGCTGCTTTCAATACTCCTATCGCAGCTGTCGTCTTCACCGTCGAAGAAATCTTAGGAGAACTTAATACCAAGTATCTTGGACCGATTATTGTGACATCTGTGATTGCTTCAGTATGTTCATATAAATTATCTGGTGGACATGGAACTTTTTCCAATCTTAATTATGGTTTCCATGTAGAGTGGCACCTCATTTTTTATTTAATCTTAGGTCTTTTTATGTCTTTTATTGGCCTATTTTTTACTAAATTTATTCTCTTATCGAAAGAAATTAGAAAAAGATATTTTCAAAAATATGACTTTGTGTTTGTGGTCTTTGCCATTGCTTTGGCGGGAATCGCTTCTCTTTATAGCAAAGAAGTTCTAGGCGATGGTATTAATAGTATTAATAATATTTTACAGGGAACAAATATCGATTCACTTAAATATATTCTTTTGCTTTTTATTATCAAGTTTTTTTTAACGACAAGTTCATATAGTACAGGTTTAAGTGGTGGTCTATTTATGCCCGTTCTTTTTTTAGGAGCATTAGGTGGTGGTGCATTTGCAATTGCTTTGAGCAAAATTGGAGTTGAAAATGTAGACGTTGGAGCTTTTGCATTACTAGGGATGACTTCTTTGTTGGTTGCTGTTATTAGAACTCCATTTACTGCGTTTGTCATGCTTTTCGAAATGACAAGGGATTACGAACTCATCCTTCCTTTGATGACTTCAAGTGTAACCGCATATTTTATCTCAAGTTTTATTCATCCAGAATCTGTGTATGAATCAGTTGCTGAATATGAAGGCGTTCATTTGCCAACTCATGATGATAAAGAATGTTTGAATGAGATGAGCGTCGAAGAGTGTATGGTTAAAAAGGTTGTAAGTTTAGAATCTAGTCTCAAATTAAGCGAGAGCATAGATATTGTAAGTCAATATGATTTTGGGGGATATCCAGTTGTAAATAAGGGTATACTCCTAGGAATAATAAATAAGAGTGATCTTCTAGATAAAAAAGAAAGCGGAGAAGATTGCAACATTATTGAACTCTTAAAATATTCAACTATTTCAATATATCCTGATCAAAGTTTATTAGTTGCTATGGATAGAATGAAGAGATTTGAAATCGGAAGATTACCTGTTGTGAGCAGATTTAACGATAGAAAGCTGTTGGGCGTGATTACTCCGAAAGATATCGTCAATTATCTGGGGATTCAGAAAAAAGTAGAGTAG
- a CDS encoding group 1 truncated hemoglobin has protein sequence MANDNQDEKLKEFERLGGKPMLQKISKILYDKLFAHEWLSQYFVGIKQESIEAQQVDFMTGALGGGNIYCGKLPIPAHKHMMISDELFNLRAKILAESIDEAGASAELKERWLKIDEAFRGGIVKKSVSECQKRFNSDEILDFPNPKKSNAA, from the coding sequence ATGGCCAATGATAATCAAGATGAAAAATTAAAAGAATTTGAGCGACTTGGTGGAAAACCAATGTTACAAAAAATTAGTAAAATACTTTATGATAAGTTGTTTGCACATGAATGGTTGTCGCAATATTTTGTGGGGATCAAGCAAGAAAGTATTGAGGCCCAACAGGTGGATTTTATGACAGGGGCCTTAGGTGGAGGAAATATTTATTGTGGAAAACTGCCAATTCCAGCTCATAAGCATATGATGATTTCTGATGAACTTTTCAACTTAAGGGCCAAAATACTTGCGGAGTCAATAGATGAGGCCGGAGCTTCTGCAGAGTTAAAGGAAAGATGGTTAAAAATTGATGAAGCTTTTAGGGGTGGAATTGTTAAAAAAAGCGTCAGTGAGTGTCAGAAACGTTTTAATTCTGATGAAATTTTAGATTTTCCAAATCCAAAGAAAAGCAACGCAGCATAG
- a CDS encoding NAD(P)H-dependent oxidoreductase, whose protein sequence is MSELIIEKLNWRYATKVFDPSKKLTDTQLNTVLDSLRLSASSFGLQPWKFLVITNEEIRSKLRPASWNQSQITDASHLIVLCHPLDLSDEDVDRFVHSTAMLRNQDEQELKGYSDMMKNFLKGMSPERKNAWMKNQVYLALGNLLTVCAINDIDACPVEGFSPEKYDEILGLDKKGLKSVVVCPIGFRSNSDKYATAPKVRYSLEEVVDYI, encoded by the coding sequence ATGAGTGAATTAATTATTGAAAAACTAAACTGGCGCTACGCAACTAAAGTATTTGATCCGAGTAAAAAACTAACAGATACACAACTTAATACTGTATTAGACTCCTTAAGACTTTCGGCCTCCTCATTTGGACTTCAGCCGTGGAAATTTCTCGTTATCACAAATGAAGAAATCAGATCAAAGTTACGTCCAGCAAGTTGGAACCAATCGCAAATAACAGATGCTTCACATTTAATTGTGCTTTGCCATCCATTAGATCTTTCAGATGAAGACGTAGATCGTTTTGTACACTCGACTGCAATGTTAAGAAATCAAGATGAGCAAGAGTTAAAAGGTTATTCTGATATGATGAAGAATTTTCTAAAGGGAATGAGTCCTGAGCGAAAAAATGCATGGATGAAAAATCAAGTCTACCTTGCTTTAGGAAACTTGCTCACTGTTTGTGCCATCAATGACATAGATGCTTGTCCAGTTGAGGGTTTTTCTCCGGAGAAATACGATGAAATCTTAGGTCTTGACAAAAAAGGTCTAAAATCGGTCGTCGTTTGTCCAATAGGTTTTAGATCAAATTCTGACAAATATGCTACGGCCCCGAAAGTAAGATATTCTCTTGAAGAAGTTGTAGATTATATTTAA
- a CDS encoding DUF5329 family protein, with product MKKNQFCSKKIETSQFVFIRNVQEHTALEAAQHLRKKIENTKNLFWFGAKRQISYDEFVEEIASKSSMSNKDNLVKMSNAIVITSEKWIKKIAEEDATNK from the coding sequence ATGAAAAAAAATCAATTTTGTTCTAAAAAAATTGAAACATCTCAGTTTGTATTTATTCGAAATGTTCAAGAACATACAGCATTAGAAGCTGCTCAGCATCTGAGAAAAAAAATTGAGAATACTAAGAATTTGTTTTGGTTTGGAGCAAAGAGGCAAATCAGTTATGATGAATTTGTAGAAGAAATTGCTTCTAAATCATCAATGAGCAATAAAGACAATCTTGTAAAAATGTCAAACGCTATCGTCATAACATCGGAAAAGTGGATAAAAAAGATAGCTGAGGAAGACGCTACAAATAAATAA
- a CDS encoding HNH endonuclease — MRTLLLDNSFFPIKVISWQKAMILLLTSRAEIVDEYSDFTVRSPRKHFNVPKILRLYSKHQGPKKIKFNRLNVYLRDDFSCQYCTLKFDYNDLTFDHVLPQSRGGKTSWINIVTCCKLCNLRKGNKTPREANMKLKRLPHEPQWSARLVIKMLDDDPEEWFYWLPQSTIVA, encoded by the coding sequence ATGAGAACACTACTACTAGACAACTCATTTTTTCCCATTAAAGTCATTAGCTGGCAAAAAGCAATGATTTTATTACTCACTTCTCGTGCTGAAATTGTGGATGAGTATAGTGATTTTACAGTGAGATCTCCTCGGAAGCATTTTAATGTTCCTAAAATACTTAGACTTTATTCAAAACATCAAGGCCCAAAAAAGATAAAATTCAATCGTCTAAATGTATATTTAAGAGACGACTTTTCTTGTCAATATTGTACTTTAAAATTTGATTATAATGATCTGACATTTGATCATGTTCTTCCTCAAAGTAGGGGAGGTAAGACCTCTTGGATAAATATTGTAACTTGTTGCAAATTGTGTAATTTAAGAAAAGGGAACAAGACCCCTCGCGAAGCAAATATGAAACTTAAACGTCTTCCTCATGAACCTCAATGGTCTGCTAGACTTGTGATTAAAATGCTTGATGATGATCCTGAAGAGTGGTTTTATTGGCTTCCTCAGTCTACGATCGTTGCATAA
- a CDS encoding 1-acyl-sn-glycerol-3-phosphate acyltransferase: MKKNIKFILFLLIIFFYIISALPFYIFVRLTPFKARKVLIRLVSFYSTLLLRVLNIKVTLKGDIDTFSRNQNHFITSNHLSYLDVLILSSIAPTCFVTSVEIKNTPGLGLLTLLGGCLYVERRNRKNLHREIEEVTQALENGLNVTVYPEATSSNGEKVLPFKRPLFQAAVDSNCPILILAINYTRINNCTFGPENRDKVCWYGDMDFLGHFISLCECDRVNVQINVCESIQTTHNDKIRSLSERAFETTSLNFRPVLN, from the coding sequence ATGAAAAAAAATATTAAATTCATATTATTTTTATTAATTATTTTTTTCTATATAATTTCAGCACTACCCTTTTATATATTCGTTAGGTTAACACCTTTTAAGGCCAGAAAAGTACTTATCAGATTAGTTAGTTTTTACTCAACACTCCTTTTAAGAGTTCTCAATATAAAAGTAACTCTAAAAGGTGATATAGATACTTTTTCAAGAAATCAAAATCATTTTATAACCTCAAACCATCTCTCATATTTGGATGTTTTAATCTTATCATCGATTGCTCCAACTTGCTTTGTAACATCAGTAGAGATTAAAAATACCCCAGGACTTGGTCTATTAACATTGCTTGGGGGATGTTTATATGTTGAGAGAAGAAACAGAAAAAACCTTCACCGTGAGATTGAAGAAGTCACCCAGGCATTGGAAAATGGACTAAATGTCACTGTTTATCCCGAGGCAACAAGTTCAAATGGTGAAAAAGTACTTCCTTTTAAAAGACCTTTATTTCAGGCCGCTGTTGACTCCAATTGTCCAATCTTGATTTTGGCAATAAACTATACAAGAATTAATAATTGTACATTTGGCCCTGAAAATCGTGACAAAGTTTGTTGGTATGGAGATATGGACTTTTTGGGCCATTTTATTTCCCTATGTGAATGTGACAGAGTCAATGTGCAAATCAATGTTTGCGAAAGCATTCAAACAACTCACAATGATAAAATTCGCAGTCTTTCAGAACGGGCCTTCGAAACAACGTCCCTAAACTTTAGACCTGTTTTAAATTAA
- a CDS encoding GNAT family N-acetyltransferase, with the protein MRLSYELSNFIRLGRFSIYRPSFPVYFETSHYILKTASKLKEFTQVFRLRYNNFLESTSGQRPWNLDIDQFDKKCDHIIIIHKKSKKVIGTYRVLCSVVSNNFYSETEFNLEQLFKETKGIRLELGRACIDEDFRDGKTLDILWKGIGRYSQVCGADVLFGCSSIKTMSYHQIAKLISVLREKKHLIEGKIDTLEDFKFTDFEMKTQYCDDKNIPELIPPLLRMYLLAGAKVCDSPALDRDFNCTDLFTVLDLKNLNDSFKRRYFGN; encoded by the coding sequence ATGAGATTGAGTTATGAACTTTCAAATTTTATAAGACTAGGAAGATTTTCAATTTATCGGCCATCTTTTCCTGTTTACTTTGAAACTTCTCACTACATTTTAAAAACAGCTTCTAAACTCAAAGAATTCACCCAAGTATTTAGATTACGTTATAATAACTTTCTTGAATCAACTTCAGGACAAAGGCCGTGGAATTTAGATATTGATCAGTTTGATAAAAAATGTGACCACATTATCATAATTCATAAAAAATCTAAAAAAGTTATTGGAACTTATAGAGTTCTTTGTTCGGTGGTATCAAACAATTTTTACTCAGAGACAGAATTCAATTTAGAGCAATTATTTAAAGAAACCAAAGGTATCAGACTTGAGTTGGGTAGAGCTTGTATAGATGAAGATTTTAGAGATGGAAAAACACTTGATATTCTATGGAAAGGAATTGGTAGATATTCTCAAGTCTGTGGGGCAGATGTTTTGTTTGGTTGTAGTAGTATAAAAACCATGTCATATCATCAAATCGCAAAACTTATTTCTGTGCTCAGAGAAAAAAAGCATCTAATTGAAGGGAAAATCGACACCTTAGAAGATTTTAAATTTACTGATTTTGAAATGAAAACTCAATATTGTGATGACAAAAATATCCCAGAACTGATTCCACCACTACTAAGAATGTACTTACTTGCAGGAGCAAAAGTATGTGATTCTCCAGCTCTGGACCGAGATTTTAATTGTACTGATTTATTTACAGTTCTCGACTTAAAAAATTTAAATGATAGTTTTAAAAGACGTTATTTTGGAAACTGA
- a CDS encoding M20/M25/M40 family metallo-hydrolase has protein sequence MITQQILCPNDLGNLSVYQYDLYDWGINRLSQLVGISSSTNDISGVNSIQNEIANDLLDLGFKISFEKNPVFKSGDLLVARYYNNIFSPHITIMGHADCVLPLTEKTRFKIKGDKAFGAGVADDKSGLICALIGLKIFFANQINPNLNISFISSPNEEQGSKGFSNIFKSLGHGTDYNFGFEPALDENQIISSRNGNIWYDITVKGESVHSGRKGRNALNAAHEFARKLVEIEKFVLNFDHASLNVSRIEGGFDVFNITCGELKVKLDLRFSCENSRAKLLQIIHQKLTHSKRYHSDRDQSFEISYSIEDDCPSMSLKPKNIRFANQYVDVLNTFTPYKLRTHEHSNGAADINYLSNEYNLSLDGLGCEGNFLHQEKEFIYTDSLYRKGMAFAKILNKISTQRMKI, from the coding sequence AGGAATTTCCTCAAGTACAAATGATATTTCCGGAGTCAATTCTATTCAAAATGAAATTGCCAATGATCTGCTTGATCTTGGTTTTAAAATCTCTTTTGAAAAAAACCCTGTATTTAAGAGTGGCGATTTACTTGTGGCCAGGTATTATAACAATATTTTTTCACCACACATAACCATAATGGGCCATGCTGATTGTGTACTTCCACTAACTGAAAAAACACGATTTAAAATCAAAGGAGACAAGGCATTTGGTGCGGGAGTCGCTGATGATAAGTCAGGCCTTATCTGTGCTTTAATTGGACTAAAAATTTTTTTTGCAAATCAGATAAACCCTAATCTGAATATTTCATTTATTTCTTCTCCAAATGAAGAACAGGGGTCTAAAGGTTTTTCAAACATTTTCAAATCCCTAGGCCATGGAACTGATTATAATTTCGGTTTTGAACCAGCTCTGGACGAAAATCAAATCATAAGCTCTCGCAATGGAAATATTTGGTACGACATCACGGTAAAAGGTGAAAGTGTTCACTCAGGAAGAAAAGGAAGAAACGCACTGAACGCAGCTCATGAATTTGCAAGAAAACTAGTTGAAATAGAAAAATTTGTACTCAATTTTGACCATGCTTCACTAAATGTTTCAAGAATTGAAGGTGGGTTTGATGTTTTTAATATAACTTGTGGTGAACTTAAAGTTAAACTCGACCTGCGATTTTCTTGTGAGAATTCAAGAGCTAAACTTCTTCAAATTATTCATCAAAAGCTTACTCATTCAAAAAGATATCATTCAGACAGAGATCAGTCTTTTGAAATTTCCTATTCAATTGAAGATGATTGTCCATCCATGTCTTTGAAACCCAAGAATATTCGATTTGCAAATCAATATGTAGATGTACTAAACACGTTTACTCCATACAAATTAAGAACCCATGAACACTCAAATGGAGCGGCAGACATAAACTATTTATCAAATGAGTATAATCTCTCCTTAGATGGACTTGGTTGTGAGGGAAATTTCTTACATCAGGAAAAAGAATTCATATACACTGATTCTCTCTATAGAAAAGGTATGGCATTTGCAAAAATCTTAAACAAAATATCAACACAAAGGATGAAAATATGA